Proteins encoded in a region of the Neodiprion virginianus isolate iyNeoVirg1 chromosome 2, iyNeoVirg1.1, whole genome shotgun sequence genome:
- the LOC124298571 gene encoding phospholipid-transporting ATPase IF-like isoform X3, translating into MGSGSSTPAEHRTIFIKPDNDPKETEYPVNRIATNKYTLWNFLPKNLFEQFRRVANFYFLITALIAISIESPVSPLTSSLPLMFVILVTACKQGYEDWLRYRSDQRVNRALVTVIRNSYVQDIYCENVVVGDLVRVNCDEDVPCDLVLLFSSDPTGCCYVTTSNLDGETNLKTLQVPRVLSTPSISDIVSLEATITCQHPLADLYNFHGKMEINYGDERNTGFLTVDNLLLRGARVKDTAYVIGCAIYTGQDTKLSLNSKITTNKFSTAEKSINKYLIIFIVLLVVLIFSSALTKALLELNPTWDEYLGTSDPITTYTFIVDALAFAILYNYIVPISLYVTAEMQKFLGSFYFAWDIKMYDEESDQPALANTSDLNEELGQVEYLFTDKTGTLTENLMVFRRCSVDGRTYLERDCDGSLHLLPENGDETHAEKLTVWKPEIWHFMIGIALCNVVHIAPSSQRASIVARRSVFRKSFREKKTTVVNSSLLMDPNLPEYQAASADEKALVEASARCGVVLQKNNGDEMEIRINNDVLKFRKLDTFEFTSERKRMSVVVRDGAGDIWLYCKGADASVYPLIVKGKVAESNKHVEDFSGRGLRTLVVGFKKISKSDYDRLMTSVERARQIIGPERAAHVERCYRSVEKGLTLLGVTAVEDRLQEGVQETLEALRAAGIKIWVLTGDKGETAENIAYLCGHFKKGTEILRLMGEATAENCCVALTSFEQKLELEPYKQFGLIMDGASMTTAYRDCPDLLRSVTMACESVVCCRMSPLQKCEMVQLIKQSGNRPVTAAIGDGGNDVSMIQQAHVGIGIMGKEGRQATMSADFAFAKFMFLRRALLVHGHWYYIRISILTQYFFYKNLTLVVPQIFFGIHSGFSTQVLFDSVYLMCYNVIFTSIPVLLYGLLEQDHVADDLLKFPQLYKLYKRNYLLSKKQFCLWMASGIWHASVSYFVPFGYWYINPTILYDNTPGGHWAYSTLIYYVVIMVSNIKLLLHSTYWTVPFVVSIILSCLSFILLSLVYSSLGIVYDGDIVYVMNKLCLSITFWLLTTVTVIIGLLPDYAIVLYNSYRPMRVQRKNLHKSQKSEIDDLSNGNGNVGIATTEFFHAEVQTLIHQNEMNNSNAS; encoded by the exons GGGAGCGGATCATCAACTCCCGCAGAGCATAGGACGATCTTTATCAAACCTGATAACGATCCAAAGGAGACAGAATATCCCGTTAATCGAATCGCTACAAACAAA TACACACTATGGAATTTCTTGCCAAAGAATTTGTTCGAGCAGTTCCGGCGAGTGGCGAATTTCTATTTCCTCATCACAGCCTTGATAGCAATCTCTATCGAGTCACCAGTATCACCACTAACCAGCTCTCTACCCTTAATGTTTGTAATTTTAGTAACAGCCTGCAAACAGGGCTACGAAGATTGGCTTCGATATCGGTCTGATCAACGGGTCAACCGTGCCCTCGTTACGGTTATTCGTAACTCGTATGTTCAG GATATTTATTGTGAAAACGTCGTAGTTGGGGATCTAGTGAGGGTGAATTGCGACGAAGATGTACCCTGTGATTTGGTACTTCTATTCAGTAGCGATCCGACTGGTTGCTGCTACGTCACTACGTCAAATCTCGACGGTGAGACAAATCTTAAG ACCTTGCAAGTTCCCAGAGTTCTTTCCACCCCGTCGATATCCGATATCGTATCGCTGGAGGCAACGATTACTTGTCAGCATCCATTGGCTGACCTCTACAACTTTCATGGTAAGATGGAGATAAATTATGGCGATGAAAGAAACACTGGCTTCCTTACCGTGGATAATCTGCTGCTACGAGGAGCGAGAGTAAAGGACACGGCTTACGTTATCGGCTGCGCGATTTACACCGGACAAGATACGAAACTTTctttaaattcgaaaattacaACAAACAAGTTTTCGACGGCGGAGAA ATCCATCAACAAATATCtcattatatttatcgtttTACTGGTGGTCCTAATTTTCTCTTCAGCACTAACGAAAGCTCTCCTTGAGTTGAATCCAACCTGGGATGAATACTTGGGAACATCGGACCCCATTACTACGTACACCTTCATAGTTGATGCCCTGGCCTTTGCGATTCTTTACAATTACATTGTGCCAATATCCCTGTATGTGACCGCTG AGATGCAAAAATTTCTTGGTTCGTTTTACTTTGCCTGGGACATTAAAATGTACGACGAGGAATCGGACCAACCGGCTTTGGCTAATACGTCCGATTTAAACGAGGAGCTCGGCCAGGTTGAGTATTTGTTCACTGACAAGACCGGTACACTCACTGAAAATCTGATGGTATTCAGGCGGTGTTCGGTAGACGGGAGGACTTACTTGGAACGAGACTGTGACGGCAGTCTTCACTTGCTTCCCGAGAACGGCGATGAAACTCATGCCGAAAAGCTCACCGTGTGGAAG CCAGAGATTTGGCACTTCATGATTGGCATTGCCCTCTGCAACGTTGTTCACATAGCACCTTCTAGCCAACGTGCCAGTATAGTAGCTCGTCGGTCTGTATTCCGGAAAAGTTTTCGGGAAAAGAAGACTACTGTTGTCAACAGCTCGCTACTCATGGACCCGAATCTACCGGAATATCAA GCAGCATCCGCGGACGAAAAAGCCTTAGTGGAAGCTAGCGCCAGATGTGGAGTGGTATTGCAAAAGAACAATGGTGACGAAATGGAGATACGAATAAACAATGACGTACTAAAATTTAGGAAACTGGAcacgtttgaatttacttcAG AAAGGAAGAGAATGTCCGTTGTAGTCCGAGACGGTGCTGGAGACATATGGCTGTACTGCAAGGGTGCTGACGCATCAGTTTACCCGTTAATCGTAAAAGGCAAAGTGGCGGAATCCAACAAACACGTCGAGGATTTTTCCGGG CGAGGCTTGCGCACGCTTGTAGTCGGgttcaagaaaatttccaaatctGATTACGATCGCTTAATGACCAGTGTGGAACGGGCTAGACAAATTATTGGCCCAGAACGCGCTGCCCACGTAGAACGGTGTTACAGATCGGTGGAAAAAGGCTTGACGCTTCTTGGTGTTACCGCCGTCGAAGACAGATTACAGGAGGGTGTCCAGGAAACGCTAGAAGCCTTACGAGCAGCTGGGATTAAA ATCTGGGTTTTAACAGGGGATAAGGGTGAGACTGCAGAGAATATTGCTTACCTCTGCGGTCATTTCAAAAAAGGAACTGAGATATTGAGGCTAATGGGTGAGGCCACAGCAGAAAACTGTTGCGTAGCACTCACCAGTTTCGA ACAAAAACTCGAATTGGAGCCTTACAAGCAGTTCGGGTTGATAATGGACGGTGCGAGCATGACAACAGCATACAGGGACTGTCCGGACTTATTACGAAGCGTCACGATGGCTTGCGAATCCGTTGTGTGCTGCAGGATGTCTCCTCTCCAAAAATGTGAG ATGGTGCAATTGATCAAGCAGTCAGGCAATCGGCCGGTTACCGCAGCTATCGGTGACGGAGGTAACGATGTGTCAATGATCCAACAAGCTCATGTCGGTATTGGCATTATGGGAAAGGAGGGACGTCAGGCGACCATGAGCGCCGATTTTGCTTTCGCGAAATTTATGTTCCTCCGACGGGCTCTCTTGGTACACGGACACTGGTACTACATACGTATAAGCATTTTAACACAGTACTTTTTCTACAAGAATTTAACCCTGGTCGTGCCGCAAATATTCTTCGGCATACACAGTGGATTTTCTACTCAG gtGTTATTTGACAGTGTTTATCTGATGTGTTACAATGTGATATTTACTTCGATTCCCGTACTGCTTTACGGTTTATTGGAGCAGGACCATGTAGCAGATGATCTGTTAAAGTTTCCTCAATTGTATAAACTGtacaaaagaaattatttgctatcaaaaaaacagttttgttTGTGGATGGCCAGTG gtaTATGGCATGCATCAGTATCGTATTTCGTGCCTTTCGGTTACTGGTACATCAATCCGACTATTTTATACGACAATACCCCAGGTGGTCACTGGGCCTACAGTACCTTGATTTACTACGTCGTTATTATGGTGTCTAATATTAAG CTTCTGTTACACAGCACGTATTGGACAGTTCCTTTTGTAGTCAGTATAATATTATCTTGTTTGTCATTCATTCTACTCTCGCTAGTCTATTCATCGCTGGGAAT AGTCTACGACGGAGACATAGTCTATGTGATGAATAAGTTGTGCCTATCCATAACGTTCTGGTTATTGACAACTGTGACAGTGATAATCGGTTTGTTACCGGATTATGCGATTGTATTGTACAACAGTTATCGACCAATGCGAGTTCAAAGGAAGAATCTGCACAAGAGTCAGAAATCGGAAATCGACGATTTGTCCAACGGCAATGGAAATGTTGGAATC GCGactactgaatttttccacgCAGAAGTACAAACTCTCATTCACCAAAATGAAATGAACAATTCGAACGCCTCGTAA
- the LOC124298571 gene encoding phospholipid-transporting ATPase IF-like isoform X2, with protein sequence MWDSSDSDVVWFINTEYISLLGSGSSTPAEHRTIFIKPDNDPKETEYPVNRIATNKYTLWNFLPKNLFEQFRRVANFYFLITALIAISIESPVSPLTSSLPLMFVILVTACKQGYEDWLRYRSDQRVNRALVTVIRNSYVQDIYCENVVVGDLVRVNCDEDVPCDLVLLFSSDPTGCCYVTTSNLDGETNLKTLQVPRVLSTPSISDIVSLEATITCQHPLADLYNFHGKMEINYGDERNTGFLTVDNLLLRGARVKDTAYVIGCAIYTGQDTKLSLNSKITTNKFSTAEKSINKYLIIFIVLLVVLIFSSALTKALLELNPTWDEYLGTSDPITTYTFIVDALAFAILYNYIVPISLYVTAEMQKFLGSFYFAWDIKMYDEESDQPALANTSDLNEELGQVEYLFTDKTGTLTENLMVFRRCSVDGRTYLERDCDGSLHLLPENGDETHAEKLTVWKPEIWHFMIGIALCNVVHIAPSSQRASIVARRSVFRKSFREKKTTVVNSSLLMDPNLPEYQAASADEKALVEASARCGVVLQKNNGDEMEIRINNDVLKFRKLDTFEFTSERKRMSVVVRDGAGDIWLYCKGADASVYPLIVKGKVAESNKHVEDFSGRGLRTLVVGFKKISKSDYDRLMTSVERARQIIGPERAAHVERCYRSVEKGLTLLGVTAVEDRLQEGVQETLEALRAAGIKIWVLTGDKGETAENIAYLCGHFKKGTEILRLMGEATAENCCVALTSFEQKLELEPYKQFGLIMDGASMTTAYRDCPDLLRSVTMACESVVCCRMSPLQKCEMVQLIKQSGNRPVTAAIGDGGNDVSMIQQAHVGIGIMGKEGRQATMSADFAFAKFMFLRRALLVHGHWYYIRISILTQYFFYKNLTLVVPQIFFGIHSGFSTQVLFDSVYLMCYNVIFTSIPVLLYGLLEQDHVADDLLKFPQLYKLYKRNYLLSKKQFCLWMASGIWHASVSYFVPFGYWYINPTILYDNTPGGHWAYSTLIYYVVIMVSNIKLLLHSTYWTVPFVVSIILSCLSFILLSLVYSSLGIVYDGDIVYVMNKLCLSITFWLLTTVTVIIGLLPDYAIVLYNSYRPMRVQRKNLHKSQKSEIDDLSNGNGNVGIGRRLLNFSTQKYKLSFTKMK encoded by the exons GGGAGCGGATCATCAACTCCCGCAGAGCATAGGACGATCTTTATCAAACCTGATAACGATCCAAAGGAGACAGAATATCCCGTTAATCGAATCGCTACAAACAAA TACACACTATGGAATTTCTTGCCAAAGAATTTGTTCGAGCAGTTCCGGCGAGTGGCGAATTTCTATTTCCTCATCACAGCCTTGATAGCAATCTCTATCGAGTCACCAGTATCACCACTAACCAGCTCTCTACCCTTAATGTTTGTAATTTTAGTAACAGCCTGCAAACAGGGCTACGAAGATTGGCTTCGATATCGGTCTGATCAACGGGTCAACCGTGCCCTCGTTACGGTTATTCGTAACTCGTATGTTCAG GATATTTATTGTGAAAACGTCGTAGTTGGGGATCTAGTGAGGGTGAATTGCGACGAAGATGTACCCTGTGATTTGGTACTTCTATTCAGTAGCGATCCGACTGGTTGCTGCTACGTCACTACGTCAAATCTCGACGGTGAGACAAATCTTAAG ACCTTGCAAGTTCCCAGAGTTCTTTCCACCCCGTCGATATCCGATATCGTATCGCTGGAGGCAACGATTACTTGTCAGCATCCATTGGCTGACCTCTACAACTTTCATGGTAAGATGGAGATAAATTATGGCGATGAAAGAAACACTGGCTTCCTTACCGTGGATAATCTGCTGCTACGAGGAGCGAGAGTAAAGGACACGGCTTACGTTATCGGCTGCGCGATTTACACCGGACAAGATACGAAACTTTctttaaattcgaaaattacaACAAACAAGTTTTCGACGGCGGAGAA ATCCATCAACAAATATCtcattatatttatcgtttTACTGGTGGTCCTAATTTTCTCTTCAGCACTAACGAAAGCTCTCCTTGAGTTGAATCCAACCTGGGATGAATACTTGGGAACATCGGACCCCATTACTACGTACACCTTCATAGTTGATGCCCTGGCCTTTGCGATTCTTTACAATTACATTGTGCCAATATCCCTGTATGTGACCGCTG AGATGCAAAAATTTCTTGGTTCGTTTTACTTTGCCTGGGACATTAAAATGTACGACGAGGAATCGGACCAACCGGCTTTGGCTAATACGTCCGATTTAAACGAGGAGCTCGGCCAGGTTGAGTATTTGTTCACTGACAAGACCGGTACACTCACTGAAAATCTGATGGTATTCAGGCGGTGTTCGGTAGACGGGAGGACTTACTTGGAACGAGACTGTGACGGCAGTCTTCACTTGCTTCCCGAGAACGGCGATGAAACTCATGCCGAAAAGCTCACCGTGTGGAAG CCAGAGATTTGGCACTTCATGATTGGCATTGCCCTCTGCAACGTTGTTCACATAGCACCTTCTAGCCAACGTGCCAGTATAGTAGCTCGTCGGTCTGTATTCCGGAAAAGTTTTCGGGAAAAGAAGACTACTGTTGTCAACAGCTCGCTACTCATGGACCCGAATCTACCGGAATATCAA GCAGCATCCGCGGACGAAAAAGCCTTAGTGGAAGCTAGCGCCAGATGTGGAGTGGTATTGCAAAAGAACAATGGTGACGAAATGGAGATACGAATAAACAATGACGTACTAAAATTTAGGAAACTGGAcacgtttgaatttacttcAG AAAGGAAGAGAATGTCCGTTGTAGTCCGAGACGGTGCTGGAGACATATGGCTGTACTGCAAGGGTGCTGACGCATCAGTTTACCCGTTAATCGTAAAAGGCAAAGTGGCGGAATCCAACAAACACGTCGAGGATTTTTCCGGG CGAGGCTTGCGCACGCTTGTAGTCGGgttcaagaaaatttccaaatctGATTACGATCGCTTAATGACCAGTGTGGAACGGGCTAGACAAATTATTGGCCCAGAACGCGCTGCCCACGTAGAACGGTGTTACAGATCGGTGGAAAAAGGCTTGACGCTTCTTGGTGTTACCGCCGTCGAAGACAGATTACAGGAGGGTGTCCAGGAAACGCTAGAAGCCTTACGAGCAGCTGGGATTAAA ATCTGGGTTTTAACAGGGGATAAGGGTGAGACTGCAGAGAATATTGCTTACCTCTGCGGTCATTTCAAAAAAGGAACTGAGATATTGAGGCTAATGGGTGAGGCCACAGCAGAAAACTGTTGCGTAGCACTCACCAGTTTCGA ACAAAAACTCGAATTGGAGCCTTACAAGCAGTTCGGGTTGATAATGGACGGTGCGAGCATGACAACAGCATACAGGGACTGTCCGGACTTATTACGAAGCGTCACGATGGCTTGCGAATCCGTTGTGTGCTGCAGGATGTCTCCTCTCCAAAAATGTGAG ATGGTGCAATTGATCAAGCAGTCAGGCAATCGGCCGGTTACCGCAGCTATCGGTGACGGAGGTAACGATGTGTCAATGATCCAACAAGCTCATGTCGGTATTGGCATTATGGGAAAGGAGGGACGTCAGGCGACCATGAGCGCCGATTTTGCTTTCGCGAAATTTATGTTCCTCCGACGGGCTCTCTTGGTACACGGACACTGGTACTACATACGTATAAGCATTTTAACACAGTACTTTTTCTACAAGAATTTAACCCTGGTCGTGCCGCAAATATTCTTCGGCATACACAGTGGATTTTCTACTCAG gtGTTATTTGACAGTGTTTATCTGATGTGTTACAATGTGATATTTACTTCGATTCCCGTACTGCTTTACGGTTTATTGGAGCAGGACCATGTAGCAGATGATCTGTTAAAGTTTCCTCAATTGTATAAACTGtacaaaagaaattatttgctatcaaaaaaacagttttgttTGTGGATGGCCAGTG gtaTATGGCATGCATCAGTATCGTATTTCGTGCCTTTCGGTTACTGGTACATCAATCCGACTATTTTATACGACAATACCCCAGGTGGTCACTGGGCCTACAGTACCTTGATTTACTACGTCGTTATTATGGTGTCTAATATTAAG CTTCTGTTACACAGCACGTATTGGACAGTTCCTTTTGTAGTCAGTATAATATTATCTTGTTTGTCATTCATTCTACTCTCGCTAGTCTATTCATCGCTGGGAAT AGTCTACGACGGAGACATAGTCTATGTGATGAATAAGTTGTGCCTATCCATAACGTTCTGGTTATTGACAACTGTGACAGTGATAATCGGTTTGTTACCGGATTATGCGATTGTATTGTACAACAGTTATCGACCAATGCGAGTTCAAAGGAAGAATCTGCACAAGAGTCAGAAATCGGAAATCGACGATTTGTCCAACGGCAATGGAAATGTTGGAATC GGAAGGCGactactgaatttttccacgCAGAAGTACAAACTCTCATTCACCAAAATGAAATGA
- the LOC124298571 gene encoding phospholipid-transporting ATPase IF-like isoform X1, producing MWDSSDSDVVWFINTEYISLLGSGSSTPAEHRTIFIKPDNDPKETEYPVNRIATNKYTLWNFLPKNLFEQFRRVANFYFLITALIAISIESPVSPLTSSLPLMFVILVTACKQGYEDWLRYRSDQRVNRALVTVIRNSYVQDIYCENVVVGDLVRVNCDEDVPCDLVLLFSSDPTGCCYVTTSNLDGETNLKTLQVPRVLSTPSISDIVSLEATITCQHPLADLYNFHGKMEINYGDERNTGFLTVDNLLLRGARVKDTAYVIGCAIYTGQDTKLSLNSKITTNKFSTAEKSINKYLIIFIVLLVVLIFSSALTKALLELNPTWDEYLGTSDPITTYTFIVDALAFAILYNYIVPISLYVTAEMQKFLGSFYFAWDIKMYDEESDQPALANTSDLNEELGQVEYLFTDKTGTLTENLMVFRRCSVDGRTYLERDCDGSLHLLPENGDETHAEKLTVWKPEIWHFMIGIALCNVVHIAPSSQRASIVARRSVFRKSFREKKTTVVNSSLLMDPNLPEYQAASADEKALVEASARCGVVLQKNNGDEMEIRINNDVLKFRKLDTFEFTSERKRMSVVVRDGAGDIWLYCKGADASVYPLIVKGKVAESNKHVEDFSGRGLRTLVVGFKKISKSDYDRLMTSVERARQIIGPERAAHVERCYRSVEKGLTLLGVTAVEDRLQEGVQETLEALRAAGIKIWVLTGDKGETAENIAYLCGHFKKGTEILRLMGEATAENCCVALTSFEQKLELEPYKQFGLIMDGASMTTAYRDCPDLLRSVTMACESVVCCRMSPLQKCEMVQLIKQSGNRPVTAAIGDGGNDVSMIQQAHVGIGIMGKEGRQATMSADFAFAKFMFLRRALLVHGHWYYIRISILTQYFFYKNLTLVVPQIFFGIHSGFSTQVLFDSVYLMCYNVIFTSIPVLLYGLLEQDHVADDLLKFPQLYKLYKRNYLLSKKQFCLWMASGIWHASVSYFVPFGYWYINPTILYDNTPGGHWAYSTLIYYVVIMVSNIKLLLHSTYWTVPFVVSIILSCLSFILLSLVYSSLGIVYDGDIVYVMNKLCLSITFWLLTTVTVIIGLLPDYAIVLYNSYRPMRVQRKNLHKSQKSEIDDLSNGNGNVGIATTEFFHAEVQTLIHQNEMNNSNAS from the exons GGGAGCGGATCATCAACTCCCGCAGAGCATAGGACGATCTTTATCAAACCTGATAACGATCCAAAGGAGACAGAATATCCCGTTAATCGAATCGCTACAAACAAA TACACACTATGGAATTTCTTGCCAAAGAATTTGTTCGAGCAGTTCCGGCGAGTGGCGAATTTCTATTTCCTCATCACAGCCTTGATAGCAATCTCTATCGAGTCACCAGTATCACCACTAACCAGCTCTCTACCCTTAATGTTTGTAATTTTAGTAACAGCCTGCAAACAGGGCTACGAAGATTGGCTTCGATATCGGTCTGATCAACGGGTCAACCGTGCCCTCGTTACGGTTATTCGTAACTCGTATGTTCAG GATATTTATTGTGAAAACGTCGTAGTTGGGGATCTAGTGAGGGTGAATTGCGACGAAGATGTACCCTGTGATTTGGTACTTCTATTCAGTAGCGATCCGACTGGTTGCTGCTACGTCACTACGTCAAATCTCGACGGTGAGACAAATCTTAAG ACCTTGCAAGTTCCCAGAGTTCTTTCCACCCCGTCGATATCCGATATCGTATCGCTGGAGGCAACGATTACTTGTCAGCATCCATTGGCTGACCTCTACAACTTTCATGGTAAGATGGAGATAAATTATGGCGATGAAAGAAACACTGGCTTCCTTACCGTGGATAATCTGCTGCTACGAGGAGCGAGAGTAAAGGACACGGCTTACGTTATCGGCTGCGCGATTTACACCGGACAAGATACGAAACTTTctttaaattcgaaaattacaACAAACAAGTTTTCGACGGCGGAGAA ATCCATCAACAAATATCtcattatatttatcgtttTACTGGTGGTCCTAATTTTCTCTTCAGCACTAACGAAAGCTCTCCTTGAGTTGAATCCAACCTGGGATGAATACTTGGGAACATCGGACCCCATTACTACGTACACCTTCATAGTTGATGCCCTGGCCTTTGCGATTCTTTACAATTACATTGTGCCAATATCCCTGTATGTGACCGCTG AGATGCAAAAATTTCTTGGTTCGTTTTACTTTGCCTGGGACATTAAAATGTACGACGAGGAATCGGACCAACCGGCTTTGGCTAATACGTCCGATTTAAACGAGGAGCTCGGCCAGGTTGAGTATTTGTTCACTGACAAGACCGGTACACTCACTGAAAATCTGATGGTATTCAGGCGGTGTTCGGTAGACGGGAGGACTTACTTGGAACGAGACTGTGACGGCAGTCTTCACTTGCTTCCCGAGAACGGCGATGAAACTCATGCCGAAAAGCTCACCGTGTGGAAG CCAGAGATTTGGCACTTCATGATTGGCATTGCCCTCTGCAACGTTGTTCACATAGCACCTTCTAGCCAACGTGCCAGTATAGTAGCTCGTCGGTCTGTATTCCGGAAAAGTTTTCGGGAAAAGAAGACTACTGTTGTCAACAGCTCGCTACTCATGGACCCGAATCTACCGGAATATCAA GCAGCATCCGCGGACGAAAAAGCCTTAGTGGAAGCTAGCGCCAGATGTGGAGTGGTATTGCAAAAGAACAATGGTGACGAAATGGAGATACGAATAAACAATGACGTACTAAAATTTAGGAAACTGGAcacgtttgaatttacttcAG AAAGGAAGAGAATGTCCGTTGTAGTCCGAGACGGTGCTGGAGACATATGGCTGTACTGCAAGGGTGCTGACGCATCAGTTTACCCGTTAATCGTAAAAGGCAAAGTGGCGGAATCCAACAAACACGTCGAGGATTTTTCCGGG CGAGGCTTGCGCACGCTTGTAGTCGGgttcaagaaaatttccaaatctGATTACGATCGCTTAATGACCAGTGTGGAACGGGCTAGACAAATTATTGGCCCAGAACGCGCTGCCCACGTAGAACGGTGTTACAGATCGGTGGAAAAAGGCTTGACGCTTCTTGGTGTTACCGCCGTCGAAGACAGATTACAGGAGGGTGTCCAGGAAACGCTAGAAGCCTTACGAGCAGCTGGGATTAAA ATCTGGGTTTTAACAGGGGATAAGGGTGAGACTGCAGAGAATATTGCTTACCTCTGCGGTCATTTCAAAAAAGGAACTGAGATATTGAGGCTAATGGGTGAGGCCACAGCAGAAAACTGTTGCGTAGCACTCACCAGTTTCGA ACAAAAACTCGAATTGGAGCCTTACAAGCAGTTCGGGTTGATAATGGACGGTGCGAGCATGACAACAGCATACAGGGACTGTCCGGACTTATTACGAAGCGTCACGATGGCTTGCGAATCCGTTGTGTGCTGCAGGATGTCTCCTCTCCAAAAATGTGAG ATGGTGCAATTGATCAAGCAGTCAGGCAATCGGCCGGTTACCGCAGCTATCGGTGACGGAGGTAACGATGTGTCAATGATCCAACAAGCTCATGTCGGTATTGGCATTATGGGAAAGGAGGGACGTCAGGCGACCATGAGCGCCGATTTTGCTTTCGCGAAATTTATGTTCCTCCGACGGGCTCTCTTGGTACACGGACACTGGTACTACATACGTATAAGCATTTTAACACAGTACTTTTTCTACAAGAATTTAACCCTGGTCGTGCCGCAAATATTCTTCGGCATACACAGTGGATTTTCTACTCAG gtGTTATTTGACAGTGTTTATCTGATGTGTTACAATGTGATATTTACTTCGATTCCCGTACTGCTTTACGGTTTATTGGAGCAGGACCATGTAGCAGATGATCTGTTAAAGTTTCCTCAATTGTATAAACTGtacaaaagaaattatttgctatcaaaaaaacagttttgttTGTGGATGGCCAGTG gtaTATGGCATGCATCAGTATCGTATTTCGTGCCTTTCGGTTACTGGTACATCAATCCGACTATTTTATACGACAATACCCCAGGTGGTCACTGGGCCTACAGTACCTTGATTTACTACGTCGTTATTATGGTGTCTAATATTAAG CTTCTGTTACACAGCACGTATTGGACAGTTCCTTTTGTAGTCAGTATAATATTATCTTGTTTGTCATTCATTCTACTCTCGCTAGTCTATTCATCGCTGGGAAT AGTCTACGACGGAGACATAGTCTATGTGATGAATAAGTTGTGCCTATCCATAACGTTCTGGTTATTGACAACTGTGACAGTGATAATCGGTTTGTTACCGGATTATGCGATTGTATTGTACAACAGTTATCGACCAATGCGAGTTCAAAGGAAGAATCTGCACAAGAGTCAGAAATCGGAAATCGACGATTTGTCCAACGGCAATGGAAATGTTGGAATC GCGactactgaatttttccacgCAGAAGTACAAACTCTCATTCACCAAAATGAAATGAACAATTCGAACGCCTCGTAA